One part of the Prosthecobacter vanneervenii genome encodes these proteins:
- the murJ gene encoding murein biosynthesis integral membrane protein MurJ yields MRVALPAPLRALLARGAGSTVVSGFLIVAVMTMVGKIVAFAKDAVVASKLGTADDLDSYMLVFGFLAFIVSVLSGGLPESFVPAYAELRERRGLRRAYRLGVQCMLAQLVILLVGSMLLALAAPWAVEWATRGFSEAKQQQAVHLLRGLLPFFICYGLALSLGTWLRAGKTFMLPASTPMLVPVGIIIALVVARDHVNAWTLASGTVWGAVAHLCVLLIAVVRILPRNLRWWRTLLHHWEPGLRGVLKNALPFLVGGIAFGSAGVVDQTMAAWLTAGSVAVLGYSDKLCTIVLSITAGPASDVLFPHFAELVAQRDWNGLRRRLFTSGGLIALASLPMTLALCFLAPWIVRILFERGAFGPQDTLRVAEVLRYAAFQIPFYIFGIVAARVAVSLQASRYMLGIAFSALALNASLNWLLMRHMGAAGIALSTTIVHFICAIATCLVCLTVIRRKEAS; encoded by the coding sequence ATGCGTGTTGCCCTGCCAGCCCCACTACGCGCCCTGCTCGCCAGGGGCGCGGGGTCCACCGTGGTCTCGGGCTTCCTCATCGTCGCCGTCATGACGATGGTCGGCAAGATCGTCGCCTTCGCCAAAGACGCCGTCGTCGCCTCCAAGCTCGGCACGGCTGACGATCTCGATAGCTACATGCTCGTATTCGGGTTTCTGGCCTTCATTGTCAGCGTTCTATCCGGCGGTTTGCCCGAATCTTTTGTCCCAGCCTATGCCGAGCTGCGCGAGCGCCGCGGCCTCCGCAGGGCCTACCGCCTCGGGGTTCAGTGCATGCTTGCTCAGTTGGTCATCTTGCTCGTCGGCAGCATGCTCCTTGCGCTGGCAGCGCCATGGGCGGTTGAATGGGCCACCAGAGGTTTTTCTGAGGCAAAACAGCAGCAGGCCGTGCATCTGCTGCGCGGGCTTCTTCCTTTCTTCATTTGCTACGGGCTTGCGTTAAGCCTCGGCACCTGGCTTCGAGCGGGCAAAACCTTTATGCTGCCGGCTTCGACCCCAATGCTAGTCCCAGTAGGTATCATCATCGCCCTGGTTGTTGCCAGAGATCACGTCAATGCCTGGACTCTTGCTTCTGGTACCGTGTGGGGGGCAGTGGCGCATCTCTGCGTGCTCCTGATCGCGGTCGTTCGCATCCTCCCGCGCAATCTTCGCTGGTGGCGCACCCTTCTGCATCACTGGGAGCCTGGACTGCGGGGAGTGCTCAAAAATGCCCTGCCCTTCCTCGTCGGCGGCATCGCTTTTGGCAGCGCGGGCGTGGTGGACCAGACCATGGCCGCCTGGCTCACCGCCGGATCGGTGGCCGTGCTCGGTTACTCGGACAAGCTCTGCACCATCGTTCTCTCCATCACCGCCGGCCCCGCATCGGACGTCCTCTTCCCCCATTTCGCAGAGCTCGTCGCCCAGCGGGATTGGAACGGCCTTCGCAGGCGCCTTTTCACCAGCGGCGGCCTCATCGCCCTGGCCTCGCTGCCCATGACGCTCGCCCTCTGCTTCCTGGCCCCGTGGATCGTTCGCATCCTCTTTGAGCGCGGCGCCTTCGGTCCGCAGGATACCCTCCGTGTGGCCGAGGTCTTGCGCTACGCGGCCTTCCAGATTCCCTTTTACATCTTCGGCATCGTCGCTGCGCGCGTGGCGGTCTCGCTGCAGGCCTCCCGCTACATGCTCGGCATTGCCTTCAGTGCCCTGGCTCTCAATGCCTCTCTCAACTGGCTCCTCATGCGCCATATGGGTGCGGCCGGCATCGCCCTCTCCACCACCATCGTCCATTTCATCTGCGCCATCGCCACCTGCCTCGTCTGCCTTACCGTCATTCGCAGAAAGGAGGCCTCATGA
- a CDS encoding O-antigen ligase family protein → MNAAPAFQRMSPVAKAAEKSRERLARLLILFSLALLVPSMTKYLTWADSVGVIPFKPRDYTLLTVAAVSFMVLLNKPSICPPSFLMLIVPLLRVLDAAFLQRFTITALGDHSIVVMSLISNLLVTFTTVFCLSSEPWRRVAIWVAVCTALFSAAGVYYEFMGFRAFTRIPGRMAGYSTDPNDPPIIISLMLSALFSLNPRFWWNMVLVAVLTPAIALTLSRSGMAVFSCLMLCYILANLRQHFMGMLIAAAVSIPLAIGGVTILAQTSTKVGLITNKDTTDRLQAIYELDFERIKSPERGKDLQDGWEAAGKKPLWGHGTGAGTSIWKPHNQIVALWIDIGIPGVLLYIGGLVLLTFRCCTMGLRGGYCLVPLWLFIPCSQILVESPHYWFAAAVCSNLVFTGRFRLVLRSPAKPQTTPHAPLPQS, encoded by the coding sequence ATGAATGCCGCGCCCGCATTTCAAAGGATGTCACCGGTGGCAAAGGCGGCCGAAAAAAGCCGCGAGCGGCTGGCCCGCCTGCTCATTCTCTTCTCCTTGGCACTGCTGGTTCCCTCGATGACCAAATACCTCACCTGGGCGGACAGCGTCGGCGTGATCCCGTTCAAGCCGCGCGACTACACACTGCTCACAGTCGCTGCAGTCAGCTTCATGGTCTTGCTCAACAAGCCCAGCATCTGCCCGCCCTCCTTTTTGATGCTCATCGTCCCGCTCCTCCGTGTGCTGGACGCAGCCTTCCTTCAGCGTTTCACCATCACCGCACTCGGAGACCACAGCATCGTGGTGATGTCGCTGATCTCCAATCTCCTCGTCACCTTCACCACGGTCTTCTGCCTTTCATCGGAGCCCTGGCGTCGTGTGGCCATCTGGGTGGCTGTCTGCACCGCGCTCTTTTCAGCGGCAGGCGTCTATTATGAGTTCATGGGCTTCCGTGCCTTCACCCGTATCCCGGGCCGCATGGCGGGCTACTCCACAGACCCAAACGATCCGCCAATTATCATCAGCCTCATGCTCAGCGCCCTCTTCTCGCTGAATCCGCGCTTCTGGTGGAACATGGTGCTCGTCGCCGTGCTCACACCCGCCATCGCGCTCACGCTCAGCCGCAGCGGCATGGCCGTCTTCTCCTGTCTCATGCTGTGCTACATCCTGGCCAATTTGCGCCAGCACTTCATGGGCATGCTCATCGCCGCCGCCGTCAGCATCCCCCTGGCCATCGGCGGTGTCACCATCTTGGCTCAGACCTCTACCAAGGTCGGCCTCATCACCAACAAGGACACCACCGACCGCCTCCAGGCCATCTACGAGCTCGACTTTGAGCGCATCAAATCTCCCGAGCGCGGCAAGGACCTGCAGGACGGCTGGGAAGCCGCCGGCAAAAAGCCTCTCTGGGGCCACGGCACCGGCGCGGGCACCAGCATCTGGAAGCCCCACAATCAAATCGTCGCCCTATGGATCGACATCGGCATCCCAGGAGTGCTGCTCTACATCGGGGGGCTTGTCCTTCTGACCTTCCGCTGCTGCACCATGGGCCTGCGCGGCGGTTACTGCCTCGTGCCGTTGTGGTTGTTCATCCCCTGTAGCCAGATCCTCGTCGAGTCGCCGCACTACTGGTTTGCCGCCGCCGTCTGCAGCAACCTCGTTTTCACCGGCCGCTTCCGCCTCGTGCTCAGATCCCCCGCCAAACCGCAGACCACTCCGCACGCTCCGCTGCCACAGTCATGA
- a CDS encoding glycosyltransferase translates to MKIAFIIRDLGHGGAQRQLVLLAGGLVQQGHEISVLHFYGGPFRDELESAGANTVCIGKRSRWDLVGFFLRLVKAARTIRPEVLHGYLAESNLMALFLKPLCGFPRVVWGVRDSQTDAHLWGVLGRLSFRLNCLLARFADLIICNSQAGRDYYAARGYPLKKMHGVPNGIDTEKFQPQQRKPSALPTFGLVGRMNPMKDIATFLRAAALVPHAQFLIIGSGDAAYEQQMRSLATSLGLDSRLIWMPAQKDMPAIYARLDCLVNSSAFGEGFSNVIGEAMACGVPCIASDVGDSAWIIGDKSRIFPVGDHAALAQCMRAFTPHDPRQRIVEEFSVARLIQRTSRLLAKKVLWLTTGLGSGGAEMMLVQLIRGLPQFQHSVISLTSGGKHATALREGGYEVHSLDMPAGKPTLASLWRLFRIVRQTKADVLMGWMYHGCFAAVLARFMRFKSVPVIWNVRQSLYDLKHEKRGSALVIRALASLSWLPARITYNTQTGARQHESLGYRASKTQLIPNGFDLAKWQPGTPIPGRIGRFGRNAPMKDYATFITAAKIIAEKKPGTEFIVVGAGTEELQVPACIQILGERHDLPELTASLNIAVSSSAFGEGFPNVIGEAMACSVPVVATDIGDTRWVMGDTGRLVPPGDPAALAQACIDVLDSAILHDPNSRARIAQHFSIESVLQKFAALLDSPHAVSPAADSSPSPSLASPLPHS, encoded by the coding sequence ATGAAAATCGCCTTCATCATCCGCGACCTCGGCCACGGCGGCGCTCAGCGCCAGCTCGTCCTGCTCGCTGGCGGCCTGGTGCAGCAGGGCCACGAGATCAGCGTGCTGCACTTCTACGGCGGTCCATTCCGTGATGAGCTTGAGTCCGCAGGCGCAAATACCGTCTGCATTGGCAAACGCAGCCGCTGGGATCTCGTAGGCTTCTTCCTTCGTCTCGTCAAAGCAGCGCGCACCATCCGCCCCGAGGTGCTGCATGGCTATCTCGCGGAGTCCAATCTCATGGCGCTCTTCCTGAAGCCCCTCTGCGGCTTCCCCCGCGTCGTCTGGGGCGTGCGCGACTCCCAGACAGACGCTCATCTCTGGGGCGTCCTCGGCAGGCTCAGCTTCCGCCTCAACTGCCTCCTCGCACGCTTTGCCGATCTCATCATCTGCAACTCCCAGGCCGGGCGCGACTACTACGCCGCACGCGGCTACCCGCTGAAAAAGATGCACGGCGTCCCCAACGGCATCGACACGGAGAAATTTCAGCCGCAGCAGCGCAAGCCTTCAGCCCTGCCCACCTTCGGACTCGTCGGCCGCATGAACCCGATGAAGGACATCGCCACCTTCCTCCGTGCGGCGGCCCTCGTTCCTCACGCGCAGTTCCTCATCATCGGCTCCGGAGATGCCGCTTACGAGCAGCAGATGCGCAGCCTCGCCACCAGTCTCGGCCTCGACTCCCGCCTCATCTGGATGCCCGCGCAGAAGGACATGCCCGCCATCTACGCCAGGCTCGACTGCCTCGTAAACTCCAGCGCCTTTGGCGAAGGCTTCTCCAATGTCATCGGCGAGGCCATGGCCTGCGGCGTCCCCTGCATCGCCAGCGACGTCGGAGACAGCGCCTGGATCATCGGCGACAAATCTCGCATCTTCCCTGTGGGCGATCACGCCGCCCTCGCACAGTGCATGCGCGCCTTCACGCCCCACGATCCCCGCCAGCGCATCGTGGAGGAATTCAGCGTCGCCAGGCTCATCCAGCGCACCAGCCGCCTGCTTGCCAAAAAAGTCCTCTGGCTCACCACCGGCCTCGGCAGCGGCGGCGCGGAGATGATGCTCGTGCAGCTCATCCGTGGTCTCCCGCAGTTTCAGCACAGCGTCATCTCCCTCACCTCCGGTGGCAAGCACGCCACCGCATTGCGCGAAGGCGGCTACGAGGTCCATAGCCTCGACATGCCCGCAGGCAAGCCCACGCTGGCCTCCCTCTGGCGTCTCTTCCGCATCGTCCGCCAGACCAAGGCCGACGTCCTCATGGGCTGGATGTACCACGGCTGCTTTGCCGCTGTGCTCGCGCGCTTCATGCGTTTCAAAAGCGTACCCGTCATCTGGAACGTGCGCCAGAGCCTCTACGACCTGAAGCACGAGAAGCGTGGCTCCGCCCTCGTCATTCGCGCGCTCGCCTCGCTCTCCTGGCTGCCCGCACGCATCACCTACAACACCCAGACCGGCGCCCGCCAGCACGAGTCCCTGGGCTACCGTGCCTCCAAGACCCAGCTCATCCCCAACGGCTTTGATCTCGCGAAATGGCAGCCTGGAACGCCCATCCCCGGACGCATCGGCCGCTTCGGACGCAATGCCCCGATGAAGGACTACGCCACCTTCATCACCGCTGCGAAAATCATCGCCGAGAAAAAACCCGGCACCGAATTCATCGTCGTCGGCGCTGGCACCGAGGAGCTCCAGGTCCCCGCCTGCATCCAGATCCTCGGCGAGCGCCACGATCTCCCCGAACTCACCGCCTCGCTCAACATCGCCGTGTCCTCCTCCGCCTTTGGCGAAGGTTTCCCCAATGTCATCGGCGAGGCCATGGCTTGCTCTGTCCCCGTTGTCGCCACAGACATCGGTGACACCCGCTGGGTCATGGGAGACACCGGCCGTCTCGTGCCCCCGGGAGATCCCGCCGCACTCGCTCAGGCCTGCATCGACGTTCTCGACTCCGCCATCCTTCACGATCCCAATTCCCGCGCACGCATCGCGCAGCATTTCTCCATCGAAAGCGTCCTGCAAAAATTCGCCGCCTTGCTCGATTCACCTCACGCAGTTTCTCCGGCTGCGGACTCAAGCCCCTCGCCCTCCCTCGCATCTCCCCTTCCCCATTCCTGA
- the asnB gene encoding asparagine synthase (glutamine-hydrolyzing), with the protein MCGIAGFFTPSGSFPSHEMNAIVTAMTDAIVLRGPDDSGAWVDSSSGIALGHRRLSILDLSPLGHQPMTSADGRFIIVFNGEIYNFQQLRAQLEPHGHTWRGHSDTEIMLAAFRQWGVVAATQRFNGMFAYAVWDKQERTLHLARDRMGEKPLYYGWIGQTFVFASELKAIQRFPGFNASIDREALTSLLRFNYIPDPLCIYQGFKKLPPAAMLSLQAPSDHPQPGYYWSLPHAVERGLDNPFKGTEAEAIDTFESMLKKAVGMRMVSDVPLGAFLSGGIDSSLIVAMMQKQSSRPVRTFTIGFHEKQYNEAEIAKSVAKHLGTEHTEMYVTGEDALNVIPQLPALYDEPFADYSQIPTHLVCKMARQHVTVALSGDAGDELFGGYERYAMGRSLWNKFAWMPRPLKKLTAAALTAVPPGPLNTLGSTLLPRSKRHIPVGDKLHKLAEVVAAPGMESLYLTIMSYWKKPTDIVIDGKDPVTAITNSKAWPRVSDFTHRMMYLDMETYLPGDILVKVDRAAMGVSLEGRIPLLDTDLIEFAWRIPFSMKVRDGKGKWLMRETLYRHVPKALIDRPKQGFGIPLEIWLRGPLREWAEDLLSESRLKREGFFHPAPIRQKWQEHLSGTRNWHFYLWDILMFQSWLQAQR; encoded by the coding sequence ATGTGCGGCATCGCTGGCTTCTTCACTCCATCAGGCTCATTTCCTTCACACGAGATGAACGCCATCGTCACCGCCATGACGGACGCCATCGTCCTGCGTGGCCCCGATGACTCCGGCGCTTGGGTTGACTCATCCAGCGGCATCGCTCTCGGCCATCGCCGCCTTTCCATTCTCGATCTCTCTCCTTTGGGCCATCAGCCCATGACCAGCGCCGACGGCCGCTTCATCATCGTCTTCAATGGCGAGATCTACAATTTCCAGCAGCTGCGCGCCCAGCTCGAACCCCACGGCCACACCTGGCGTGGCCATTCAGACACCGAGATCATGCTCGCCGCCTTCCGCCAGTGGGGCGTCGTCGCAGCCACCCAGCGCTTCAACGGCATGTTCGCCTACGCCGTGTGGGACAAGCAGGAGCGCACCCTCCACCTCGCCCGCGACCGCATGGGGGAAAAACCCCTCTACTACGGCTGGATCGGCCAGACCTTCGTCTTCGCCTCCGAGCTGAAAGCGATTCAACGCTTCCCCGGCTTCAATGCCAGCATCGATCGCGAGGCCCTCACCTCACTGCTCCGCTTCAACTACATCCCCGATCCTCTCTGCATCTACCAGGGCTTCAAAAAGCTGCCCCCTGCCGCGATGCTCAGTTTGCAGGCCCCATCGGATCATCCACAACCCGGTTACTACTGGAGCCTGCCCCACGCCGTCGAGCGCGGCCTCGACAATCCCTTCAAAGGCACCGAGGCCGAAGCCATCGACACCTTTGAGTCCATGCTCAAAAAAGCCGTCGGCATGCGCATGGTCTCCGACGTGCCGCTCGGTGCCTTCCTCAGCGGCGGCATCGATTCCTCGCTCATCGTGGCGATGATGCAGAAGCAAAGCTCGCGTCCCGTCCGCACCTTCACCATCGGCTTTCACGAAAAGCAGTACAACGAAGCGGAGATCGCCAAGAGCGTCGCCAAGCACCTCGGCACCGAACACACCGAAATGTACGTCACTGGCGAGGACGCGCTCAATGTCATCCCCCAGCTCCCCGCTCTCTACGACGAGCCCTTCGCCGACTACTCGCAGATCCCCACCCACCTCGTCTGCAAGATGGCCCGCCAGCACGTCACCGTCGCCCTCAGCGGCGATGCCGGAGACGAACTCTTCGGCGGCTACGAACGCTACGCCATGGGCCGCAGTCTCTGGAATAAATTCGCCTGGATGCCGCGCCCGCTGAAGAAGCTGACCGCAGCCGCACTCACCGCAGTCCCTCCCGGTCCGCTCAACACCCTCGGCTCCACACTCCTCCCCAGAAGCAAGCGCCACATCCCCGTCGGCGACAAGCTCCACAAGCTCGCCGAAGTCGTCGCCGCCCCCGGCATGGAGTCGCTCTATCTCACGATCATGTCCTACTGGAAAAAACCCACGGACATCGTCATCGACGGCAAAGATCCTGTCACCGCCATCACCAATTCCAAGGCATGGCCCCGCGTCAGCGACTTCACCCATCGCATGATGTACCTCGACATGGAGACCTACCTCCCCGGAGACATCCTCGTCAAAGTGGACCGCGCCGCCATGGGCGTCAGTCTCGAAGGCCGTATTCCGCTCCTCGACACCGACCTCATCGAGTTCGCCTGGCGCATCCCGTTTTCGATGAAAGTCCGCGACGGCAAAGGCAAATGGCTCATGCGCGAAACCCTCTACCGCCACGTGCCCAAGGCCCTCATCGACCGCCCCAAGCAGGGCTTCGGCATCCCTCTGGAAATCTGGCTGCGCGGCCCTCTGCGCGAATGGGCCGAAGACCTCCTCTCCGAATCCCGCCTCAAACGCGAAGGCTTCTTCCACCCCGCCCCCATCCGCCAAAAGTGGCAGGAACACCTCAGCGGCACCCGCAACTGGCACTTCTACCTCTGGGACATCCTCATGTTCCAATCCTGGCTCCAGGCCCAGCGCTAA
- a CDS encoding acyltransferase family protein, giving the protein MKSINPTLRIAELDALRGIAAMAVLLFHFTSGIAKNWSFHLYDPPFGFPYGGMGVDLFFMISGFVIFMTLDRAKSAASFVVGRFSRLYPTFWACALITLLVTSRYGLPGMEVSTRDALWNIPLLPRFVRAQMIDGVYWSLEFELLFYAAMLVLHQLGAFKRLTVPVLLLWLAAAAGAHWVLTHGQPESLVYRLTGKIKAVTSLDYIHLFGVGMILYDAHRRRAWSVGHTLVLLVCGALAWWKAAFALHFPLVVGFALLLHLATTGWLPFLNARPLVFLGAISYPLYLIHQNIGLVLLDALGAVTQSAWVRLGVTTVSMVVLAWVISVWIEKPSMRWVREQLRRFT; this is encoded by the coding sequence ATGAAGTCGATCAATCCCACTTTAAGAATTGCTGAACTGGACGCGCTGCGTGGCATCGCGGCGATGGCGGTGCTGCTGTTTCATTTCACCAGCGGGATCGCGAAGAACTGGAGCTTTCATCTGTATGATCCACCGTTTGGGTTTCCGTATGGTGGCATGGGGGTGGATCTGTTTTTCATGATCAGCGGCTTTGTGATCTTCATGACGCTGGATCGCGCGAAGTCTGCGGCGAGCTTTGTGGTGGGACGTTTCTCACGGCTGTATCCTACGTTCTGGGCCTGTGCGCTGATCACGCTGCTGGTGACTTCGCGGTATGGTCTGCCAGGGATGGAGGTGAGCACGCGAGATGCACTCTGGAACATCCCGCTGCTGCCGCGCTTTGTGCGGGCGCAGATGATCGACGGTGTGTACTGGTCGCTGGAGTTTGAGCTGCTGTTTTACGCGGCGATGCTGGTGCTGCATCAGCTGGGGGCTTTCAAGAGGCTCACGGTGCCGGTGCTGCTGCTGTGGCTGGCTGCGGCAGCGGGGGCGCACTGGGTGCTGACGCATGGGCAGCCGGAGTCGCTGGTGTATCGGCTGACAGGGAAGATCAAGGCGGTGACGAGCCTGGACTACATCCACCTGTTTGGCGTGGGAATGATTTTGTATGATGCGCACCGGCGGCGTGCGTGGAGCGTGGGGCATACGCTGGTGCTGCTGGTGTGCGGTGCGCTGGCGTGGTGGAAGGCGGCCTTTGCGCTGCATTTCCCGCTGGTGGTGGGCTTTGCGCTGCTGCTGCATCTGGCAACGACGGGATGGCTGCCTTTTCTGAATGCGCGGCCGCTGGTGTTTCTGGGGGCGATCTCGTACCCGCTGTATTTGATTCATCAGAACATCGGGTTGGTGCTGCTGGATGCGCTGGGGGCGGTGACTCAGTCGGCGTGGGTGAGGCTGGGAGTGACGACGGTGTCGATGGTGGTGCTGGCGTGGGTGATTTCGGTGTGGATTGAGAAGCCGTCGATGAGGTGGGTGAGGGAGCAGCTGAGGAGGTTTACGTGA
- a CDS encoding GDSL-type esterase/lipase family protein, with the protein MLQLRSICALPWLAVLMLSGARAAEVPWEAAKRDETAYWAGVVKQQAETMKEAQARIVFIGDSLTESWDKDIWQSRIAPAKALNFGIGGEGPQHVLWRLEQGILNGPAPETVVLMIGINNYWRHFSAADTARGIKTIVERIHAVQPGTRIVLLGLLPVYEAGSPIRPWIGEINARLKKLNGSRQVEFHDFSAAFLEADGNQKLQLYQEDHLHLSKAGYVVLTRELTPVLKLSAALP; encoded by the coding sequence ATGCTACAGCTCCGATCCATTTGCGCCCTTCCATGGCTGGCTGTTTTGATGCTTTCAGGGGCTCGGGCTGCGGAGGTGCCGTGGGAGGCGGCGAAGAGGGATGAGACGGCGTATTGGGCTGGGGTGGTGAAGCAGCAGGCCGAAACGATGAAGGAGGCGCAGGCGAGGATTGTTTTCATCGGGGACTCGCTGACGGAGAGCTGGGACAAGGACATTTGGCAGTCACGCATCGCGCCCGCGAAGGCGTTGAATTTTGGGATTGGCGGGGAGGGGCCGCAGCATGTGCTGTGGCGGCTGGAGCAGGGGATTCTGAACGGGCCTGCACCGGAGACAGTGGTGCTCATGATCGGCATCAACAATTACTGGCGGCATTTCAGCGCGGCGGATACGGCGCGCGGGATTAAGACGATCGTGGAGCGGATTCATGCGGTGCAGCCGGGTACGAGGATCGTGCTGCTGGGACTGCTGCCGGTGTATGAGGCGGGCTCGCCGATTCGGCCGTGGATTGGGGAGATCAATGCGAGGCTGAAGAAGCTGAATGGCAGCCGACAGGTGGAGTTTCATGATTTCTCGGCGGCTTTTCTGGAGGCTGATGGGAACCAGAAGCTGCAGCTCTACCAGGAGGATCATCTGCATCTGTCCAAGGCCGGGTATGTGGTGCTGACCCGTGAGCTTACGCCTGTTCTCAAACTTTCCGCTGCCCTGCCATGA
- a CDS encoding glycosyltransferase, with translation MRILLVTEPGVDGVFRHVEALASYLLEQGHVVHLAYSDVRGSDRLNRLVERVTEAGGRTTNLAVSNAPGPGDVGALLRLRRLVKEAKPEVIHAHSSKAGALTRALVLLGVRQPIFYTPHAYYGLSGKGGMKARFFNAIETVLGRVGTSINLSAGELAFARETLRIPQRRLRVIANPVDCVRFQPASESRRREIREGLGVPADAVLLGSVGRLAFQKDPLTLYRAFAKACEGRADLWLYHLGDGELAADCAVLADELGIRGRIVRQSYLSEPLSFYQALDGMILTSRYEGLSFAVLEALACDLPVILSQAPGNNDFLEMGLTHCWSAAKEDADGFARVIGEWAVDCAKKRPSNHRQVAEERFSQGACFGGLVREYEQAASA, from the coding sequence ATGAGAATCCTACTAGTCACCGAGCCCGGAGTGGATGGCGTGTTTCGGCACGTGGAGGCGCTGGCGTCGTATCTGCTGGAGCAGGGGCATGTGGTGCATCTGGCGTATTCGGATGTGCGGGGCTCTGACCGGCTGAACCGGCTGGTGGAGAGGGTGACTGAGGCCGGAGGGAGGACGACTAATCTGGCGGTGAGCAATGCGCCGGGCCCGGGTGATGTGGGGGCTCTTTTGCGGCTGCGCAGGCTGGTGAAGGAGGCGAAGCCGGAGGTGATCCATGCGCACAGCTCGAAGGCGGGTGCGCTGACGCGCGCGCTGGTGCTGCTGGGAGTGCGGCAGCCGATTTTTTACACGCCGCATGCGTATTACGGACTGTCTGGCAAGGGCGGGATGAAGGCGCGGTTTTTCAACGCCATCGAAACGGTGCTGGGACGAGTGGGCACCTCGATCAATCTCTCCGCGGGTGAGCTGGCGTTTGCGAGGGAGACGCTGAGGATTCCGCAGCGGAGGCTGCGGGTGATTGCGAATCCGGTGGACTGTGTGCGCTTTCAGCCTGCGAGTGAGAGCCGGCGGAGAGAGATCCGTGAGGGGCTGGGTGTGCCTGCGGATGCGGTGCTGCTGGGCTCTGTGGGGAGGCTGGCGTTTCAGAAGGATCCGCTGACGCTGTATCGTGCCTTTGCGAAGGCTTGCGAGGGGAGGGCGGATCTGTGGCTGTATCATCTGGGGGATGGCGAGCTGGCTGCGGATTGTGCGGTGCTGGCGGATGAGCTGGGGATTCGCGGACGCATTGTGAGACAGAGCTACCTTTCGGAGCCGCTGTCGTTTTATCAGGCGCTGGATGGAATGATTCTGACCTCGCGCTATGAGGGGCTGTCGTTTGCGGTGCTGGAGGCGCTGGCGTGTGATCTGCCGGTGATTCTGAGCCAGGCGCCGGGGAACAATGACTTTCTGGAGATGGGGCTGACGCATTGCTGGTCGGCGGCGAAGGAGGATGCGGATGGGTTTGCGAGGGTGATCGGGGAATGGGCGGTGGATTGTGCGAAGAAGCGGCCTTCGAATCATCGGCAGGTGGCGGAGGAGAGGTTCAGCCAGGGGGCGTGTTTTGGGGGGCTGGTGAGGGAATATGAACAGGCTGCCTCCGCGTGA
- the lpxA gene encoding acyl-ACP--UDP-N-acetylglucosamine O-acyltransferase, translating into MSATIHPTAIIDPSAKIGADVHIGPYCIIGADVELGDGCWLQHHVTVMGPSKIGKNNKFYAYGSIGQQTQDLKYKAEPTWLEVGDNNTFREFCSVHRATSPGDKTIIGSHNNFLSYVHIAHDCVVGNHVIFSNNGTLAGHVVVDDHVIIGGLTAVHQFCRIGTRAIIGGCAKVVQDIPPYCTADGHPARARGLNLVGLQRAGFTREQIRALRNAFRKVYRSGLNNAQAVEELRAGELTPEAAIFTDFVASTKRGIIYGGKAVEEDAE; encoded by the coding sequence ATGTCAGCCACGATTCACCCGACCGCCATCATTGACCCGTCTGCCAAGATCGGTGCGGACGTGCATATCGGCCCCTACTGCATCATCGGTGCGGATGTGGAACTGGGAGACGGCTGTTGGCTGCAGCATCATGTGACGGTGATGGGGCCGTCGAAGATTGGGAAGAACAACAAGTTCTACGCCTACGGCTCAATCGGCCAGCAGACGCAGGACCTGAAGTACAAGGCCGAGCCCACATGGCTGGAGGTGGGAGACAACAACACCTTCCGCGAATTTTGCTCGGTGCATCGTGCGACCTCGCCGGGTGACAAGACCATCATCGGCAGCCATAACAATTTCCTCTCGTATGTGCACATCGCACATGACTGCGTGGTGGGGAATCACGTGATCTTCTCCAACAACGGCACGCTGGCGGGCCATGTGGTGGTGGATGATCATGTGATCATTGGCGGGCTGACGGCGGTGCATCAGTTCTGCCGGATCGGCACGCGTGCGATCATCGGCGGGTGTGCCAAGGTGGTGCAGGACATCCCGCCGTACTGCACGGCTGACGGGCATCCGGCGCGTGCGCGCGGGCTTAACCTCGTGGGGCTGCAGCGTGCGGGCTTCACCCGCGAGCAGATTCGTGCGCTGCGGAATGCCTTCCGTAAAGTGTACCGCAGCGGGCTGAACAATGCCCAGGCGGTGGAGGAGCTGCGGGCCGGGGAGCTGACGCCGGAGGCGGCGATCTTCACGGACTTTGTGGCTTCGACGAAGCGGGGTATCATCTACGGCGGCAAGGCGGTGGAAGAGGACGCGGAGTGA